The DNA sequence GTACCTGAAAATAAAAAATGGTATATTGAAAATGGATTGGGAATGATAGAAACACTTTTAATGGCAAATGAAATGAAAGCTTATACCCTTTCAGATATGGCAACCTATCTTACCTTTAAAAAACGGGTTAAAAGAAATAACATCACTATTTTAGTGGGGAAAAGCAGGGAATTAAAAAATCCTTATAGTATAATATTAGTAAATCCTGAAAATTGCGAGAATGTTAAATATAAACTAGCTAATAAATTTATTGACTGGTTAATTTCTAAAAAAACATTAGACTATATAAGCCAATATACTATAGATGGTAAACAACTATTTTATATATTAAAATAAAATATTTGTGGATTATCTAATTAATTCATTTTTAAATGCATTACAATTAATTATAACCCTTGATAGATCAACTTTTAATGTTGTATCTACAACATTGGTTGTTACTTTTTATTCTACCTTTTTTTCTACAGTATTTGGCATTTTAACCGCTTTTTATTTAGTTTATTTCAAATTACCTATCAATTATTTTTTAAAAGTAATTTTTAACACCCTATTATCTTTACCAACCGTTGTTGTAGGTTTATTTGTCTATGTGCTTATAATGCAAAGTGGGATTTTTGGAAAGTATAACCTGCTATTTACAAAAAAAGCTATTATAATAGGCCAAACTATACTTGCCTACCCTATAGTAGTATCACTTAC is a window from the Deferribacterota bacterium genome containing:
- a CDS encoding ABC transporter permease; its protein translation is MDYLINSFLNALQLIITLDRSTFNVVSTTLVVTFYSTFFSTVFGILTAFYLVYFKLPINYFLKVIFNTLLSLPTVVVGLFVYVLIMQSGIFGKYNLLFTKKAIIIGQTILAYPIVVSLTTSALENYDKRLREFLITLGVSPFRLIATIIWEARLGVIIAIITAYGRVVSEVGASMILGGNIKGYTRTITTAIALETSKGEFINGLALGIILLVISLLINIFIYSLRKIWAL